One bacterium DNA window includes the following coding sequences:
- a CDS encoding DUF4239 domain-containing protein, with the protein MEKLQFYSELIPWIVLGLLLGMLVCVELGYVYGIRKRRRASGLEDGSSTGTIETSILALLGLLLAFTFSAAQSRMDQRRQLIIQEANAIGTAYLRLDILPEAAQPELRLAFKEYLDTRIAVYRAVPDMPKVSRELKKAQGLQQRIWSEAVRAVKGGEPGAAVVVLPALNEMIDITTTRTTMALIHTPLAIFALLWTLALLGAAVAGYGMSKSPNRSWFHRLAFVAIISATIFVIMDLEFPRRGLIRLDSMDQLLVELRESMGP; encoded by the coding sequence ATGGAGAAATTGCAATTTTATTCCGAGCTGATCCCCTGGATCGTGCTGGGCCTGCTGCTCGGCATGCTGGTTTGCGTGGAGCTGGGCTACGTTTACGGCATCCGCAAGCGCCGCCGGGCCTCGGGCCTCGAAGACGGCAGCAGCACCGGCACCATCGAGACTTCGATCCTCGCCTTGCTGGGCCTGCTTTTGGCTTTCACCTTCAGCGCGGCCCAATCGCGGATGGACCAGCGGCGCCAGCTCATCATCCAGGAGGCCAATGCCATCGGCACCGCTTACCTGCGGCTGGATATTTTACCGGAAGCCGCCCAGCCCGAGCTGCGCCTGGCGTTCAAGGAGTATCTCGACACCCGCATCGCGGTCTACCGAGCCGTTCCCGATATGCCGAAGGTTTCCCGGGAGCTGAAGAAGGCCCAGGGCCTGCAACAGCGGATTTGGTCCGAGGCGGTTCGGGCGGTCAAGGGGGGCGAGCCCGGCGCCGCCGTGGTGGTTCTCCCGGCCTTGAACGAAATGATCGACATCACGACCACCCGCACCACCATGGCCCTGATCCATACACCGCTGGCGATTTTCGCCCTGCTTTGGACCTTGGCCCTGCTCGGCGCGGCGGTCGCCGGATATGGAATGTCGAAAAGCCCGAACCGCAGCTGGTTTCATCGCTTGGCTTTCGTCGCCATCATTTCGGCTACCATCTTCGTCATCATGGATTTGGAATTCCCCCGTCGCGGCTTGATCCGGCTCGACAGCATGGACCAGCTCCTGGTCGAGCTGCGGGAATCGATGGGGCCCTAG
- a CDS encoding helix-turn-helix domain-containing protein produces MLIALVIGALLIAALLFRRDNRKANILLAGILAASLLYQYSQVVRVGKIDPRYPYLWGLGFIASVMIPALVYLYVLVLTTPGFRWKKSLWLHFAPSGLALAIAISAWVSLARVEGDPSPELRAWFRYFCTVLDVLVSGFYFYASYRQIRHYQSQLESFFSHLRKVRLLWLKILLLMVVLPWLVQVVDVLGGPFTRLETVTVPLITLIFLLMGFFGLRQSVLFLKDEDWPLPQPVSVLKKEIVAPPETRITFSEEKLEEWRRKLEKYMAEQKPYLDPELRLVHLSEAIGLKPYQVSEILNRGIRSNFYDYINRFRIEEAKRRLRDPAFAHMNILGIANDSGFNSKSVFNETFRKFTGATPSNFREMTESTASSGSA; encoded by the coding sequence ATGCTGATTGCGTTGGTGATCGGGGCTCTCCTGATCGCGGCCCTGCTTTTTCGGCGGGACAATCGCAAAGCCAACATTCTGTTGGCCGGAATTCTGGCCGCCTCGCTGCTTTATCAATATTCTCAAGTCGTCCGGGTCGGCAAAATCGACCCTCGTTATCCCTACTTATGGGGGTTGGGCTTCATCGCCAGCGTCATGATCCCGGCCTTGGTTTACCTCTATGTCTTGGTCCTGACGACCCCGGGATTTCGTTGGAAAAAAAGCCTTTGGCTGCATTTCGCCCCCAGCGGCCTCGCCTTGGCGATCGCGATATCGGCTTGGGTCTCCTTGGCGCGGGTCGAGGGCGATCCCAGCCCCGAATTGCGGGCCTGGTTCCGCTATTTCTGCACCGTCCTCGACGTTCTGGTTTCCGGCTTTTATTTTTACGCCTCTTATCGCCAAATCCGCCATTACCAGTCTCAGCTGGAGTCGTTCTTCTCCCATCTGCGGAAAGTCCGGCTGCTTTGGCTGAAGATATTGCTATTGATGGTCGTTTTGCCCTGGCTGGTTCAAGTCGTCGACGTCTTGGGCGGCCCCTTCACTCGATTGGAAACCGTGACGGTTCCACTCATCACCTTGATTTTCCTGCTGATGGGCTTTTTCGGCCTCCGCCAATCGGTGCTCTTCCTGAAGGACGAGGACTGGCCCTTGCCCCAGCCAGTCTCGGTTCTAAAAAAAGAAATCGTCGCGCCGCCGGAGACCAGGATCACTTTCTCCGAAGAGAAGTTGGAGGAATGGCGGCGGAAGCTCGAGAAATACATGGCCGAGCAAAAACCCTACCTCGATCCCGAGCTTCGGCTGGTCCACCTGTCCGAGGCGATCGGGCTCAAGCCCTATCAGGTCTCGGAAATTCTCAATCGGGGAATTCGCAGCAATTTCTATGACTATATCAATCGCTTTCGGATCGAAGAGGCCAAGCGCCGGCTCCGCGATCCGGCTTTCGCCCACATGAATATTTTGGGCATTGCCAACGACAGCGGCTTCAATTCCAAGTCAGTCTTCAACGAGACCTTCCGCAAGTTTACGGGCGCCACCCCCTCGAATTTTCGCGAGATGACGGAATCCACCGCTTCTTCAGGCAGTGCCTGA
- a CDS encoding M23 family metallopeptidase produces the protein MQYFRKLFIFLVLFSGLGLGCAPQRPTPQAADRWDLPKTEDSRPRPRPPWTFADFVVQDLDFPFLPSIWPTQGSVTSDYGMRLSPIHREKKFHGGLDIAAPVGSPIFATADAVVSFSGYQGGYGRVLILDHGLGLATLYAHASKVFAKKGDRVRQGQIIAAVGKSGDTTGPHLHYEVRVQGLSQDPRPYGLADDH, from the coding sequence GTGCAGTACTTTCGGAAGCTCTTTATTTTCTTAGTGCTTTTTTCAGGCTTGGGTCTTGGCTGCGCTCCCCAGCGTCCCACGCCCCAAGCCGCCGACCGCTGGGATTTGCCCAAAACCGAAGATTCTCGGCCTCGTCCCCGGCCCCCATGGACCTTTGCCGATTTCGTCGTCCAAGATTTGGATTTTCCCTTCCTCCCTTCGATCTGGCCGACCCAGGGTTCGGTGACCAGCGATTATGGGATGCGGCTTTCGCCCATCCATCGCGAGAAGAAGTTCCATGGCGGCTTGGATATCGCTGCGCCGGTGGGCTCGCCGATTTTCGCCACCGCCGACGCGGTGGTGAGCTTTTCGGGATACCAAGGAGGCTATGGCCGGGTTTTGATTCTCGATCACGGCTTGGGCTTGGCGACGCTTTACGCCCATGCCTCGAAAGTCTTCGCCAAAAAGGGCGATCGGGTGAGGCAGGGTCAGATCATTGCCGCGGTGGGAAAATCGGGGGATACAACGGGCCCTCATCTCCACTATGAGGTGCGGGTTCAGGGTTTGTCTCAAGATCCGCGGCCCTATGGTCTGGCGGATGACCATTGA
- a CDS encoding choice-of-anchor Q domain-containing protein: MKSALSLATAFILGLCSTAGAATLNVTAGATPGACVACVNPAGGTLCTLQDALAVAECNSEGDTLQVAAGTYSSAGGNTFTYVPDPDENFPLTVIGDAAPGASVIDGGSDSRGMFINISGLLADDNADITIQNLTFQNGFASDDGGGLFVGQPLDADITVDHCRFINNQAFSGDGGGLSTDTLGDGVTTVSNNLFLGNAAIDSDGGGDGGGLFAEVFPGTITIVNNIFASNSADLTGGGIRTNVSDGVGKIQVTNNTLFNNGAGTDGGGIAIEIEDDTDVINIFNNIVWSNTADGDGDDIWTCEDGGTVNLFNNDFTEYFSAGTADPLGICGPAPTVNQSANLDVDPLFVDSANDDFHLTALSPVIDQGDPLAPSMPSTDFDGNPRPAIPGTNPDMGALEFQPIPTPTPTPTPTAPPIPTPTPTPTPVLTQGGCLASLSGAAEGRAGAQALFLLAPALLYYFRRRRFPTSVR, encoded by the coding sequence ATGAAAAGCGCCCTTTCCCTCGCAACCGCTTTCATCCTTGGCCTGTGCTCGACCGCCGGTGCCGCCACGCTCAACGTCACCGCCGGCGCCACTCCCGGCGCCTGCGTCGCCTGCGTCAACCCGGCCGGCGGAACCCTCTGCACACTGCAAGATGCCCTGGCGGTGGCCGAGTGCAATAGCGAGGGCGACACCCTCCAGGTGGCGGCCGGGACCTACAGCTCGGCCGGTGGCAACACCTTCACCTACGTCCCCGATCCCGACGAAAATTTCCCGCTCACCGTGATCGGCGACGCCGCGCCCGGCGCCTCGGTGATCGACGGCGGCAGCGACTCCCGAGGCATGTTCATCAACATCAGCGGCTTGCTGGCCGACGACAATGCCGACATCACCATTCAGAACTTGACCTTTCAGAACGGCTTCGCTTCCGACGACGGCGGCGGCTTGTTTGTCGGCCAGCCCTTGGACGCCGACATCACGGTCGACCACTGCCGCTTCATCAATAATCAGGCATTCTCGGGCGACGGCGGCGGCCTTTCGACCGACACCCTCGGCGACGGCGTGACCACCGTCTCCAACAATCTTTTCCTGGGTAATGCCGCGATCGACTCCGACGGCGGCGGCGATGGCGGCGGCCTCTTCGCCGAGGTTTTTCCGGGGACCATCACCATCGTCAACAACATCTTCGCCTCGAACAGCGCCGATCTCACCGGCGGCGGGATTCGGACCAACGTCTCCGACGGCGTCGGCAAGATCCAAGTCACCAACAACACCTTGTTCAACAACGGCGCCGGAACCGACGGCGGCGGCATCGCCATCGAGATCGAGGACGACACCGACGTGATCAATATCTTCAACAACATCGTCTGGTCCAACACCGCTGACGGCGACGGCGACGACATCTGGACCTGCGAGGACGGCGGAACGGTCAATCTCTTCAACAACGATTTTACGGAATACTTCAGCGCCGGCACCGCCGACCCGCTGGGCATTTGCGGCCCGGCTCCGACCGTCAACCAAAGCGCCAACCTCGACGTCGATCCGCTCTTCGTCGACTCGGCCAACGACGACTTCCATCTGACGGCACTCTCGCCGGTCATCGACCAAGGCGATCCGCTGGCGCCTTCGATGCCCTCGACCGATTTCGACGGTAATCCCCGGCCGGCGATCCCCGGAACCAATCCCGACATGGGGGCTTTGGAATTTCAGCCGATTCCCACGCCCACCCCGACTCCGACCCCCACGGCGCCGCCGATTCCGACCCCCACGCCGACGCCGACCCCGGTCCTCACCCAAGGCGGCTGCCTAGCGAGCCTGAGCGGAGCCGCTGAAGGCCGAGCCGGGGCTCAAGCCCTGTTCTTGCTGGCGCCGGCGCTGCTCTATTATTTCCGCCGGCGGCGATTTCCGACCTCGGTCCGCTGA